One segment of Amycolatopsis alba DSM 44262 DNA contains the following:
- a CDS encoding fatty acyl-AMP ligase has translation MLEKAPIDVQVLNARNAVALIRRRVAETPDRDALVFVDDPEAPDGYEAWTYRRLDEQARRIAGRLQADGLSGERVLLLYPPGLDGPAAFVGCLYAGSIPVLAPLPGRYHHEQTRLRGIIRDAGIGLVLTDRARRDDVAAWLAGQDLGGLRCAATGDDDFACARAWSEPAPEPETVALLQYTSGSTMEPKGVMITHRNLLHNVATSRRSLGIRDDARFGGWGPLYHDMGLLGQVTPALFSGTTCVLMSPATFLKRPHLWLRMIDRFDIQVSSAPDFAYELCTRRITAEQLAGIDLSRWDIAINGSEPVRADVVEAFVEQCGPAGFRPATMTPSFGMAEATVFVTGTGEAEATLLTHRVDGAVKRFVGCGRPAAIEIRIVQPQTVIAVRDGVIGEILLSGQSVSPGYWRSPEATAATFGVRLPGENGRTFLRTGDLGFLRDGELFVTGRIKDLMVIRGRNIYPHDVEHALASGREEFEGLRGAAFTVTQDTGMVHRAEQLVVVHEVRGRHTDARLREITGGLRTQLADEFGLRAEAIVLVRPGAVRRTTSGKAQRSAMRALFLAGELRPVHVDADRKWLTSVRGGTSPVAHPDQLPGGNR, from the coding sequence ATGCTTGAGAAGGCCCCGATCGACGTTCAGGTGCTCAACGCCCGGAACGCGGTGGCCCTGATCCGGCGGCGGGTGGCGGAAACACCGGATCGTGACGCGCTGGTCTTCGTCGACGATCCCGAAGCGCCGGATGGCTACGAAGCATGGACCTACCGGCGGCTCGACGAGCAGGCCCGCCGTATCGCGGGCAGGCTGCAGGCGGACGGGCTGAGCGGTGAGCGCGTGCTTCTGCTGTACCCGCCGGGACTCGACGGGCCCGCCGCGTTCGTCGGATGCCTGTACGCGGGCAGCATTCCCGTGCTGGCGCCACTGCCCGGCCGTTATCACCACGAGCAGACCCGGCTTCGGGGAATCATCCGCGACGCCGGCATCGGCCTGGTGCTCACCGATCGCGCGCGGCGGGACGACGTCGCGGCCTGGCTGGCCGGACAGGATCTGGGCGGCCTGCGGTGTGCCGCGACCGGGGACGACGACTTCGCCTGCGCACGAGCGTGGTCGGAACCGGCGCCGGAACCGGAAACGGTGGCCCTGCTCCAGTACACGTCGGGCTCGACCATGGAACCGAAGGGGGTGATGATCACCCACCGCAACCTGCTGCACAACGTGGCGACGTCGCGGCGATCACTCGGTATCCGCGACGACGCCAGGTTCGGCGGGTGGGGACCGCTGTATCACGACATGGGGTTGCTGGGTCAGGTCACGCCGGCGCTGTTCTCGGGCACCACCTGTGTCCTGATGAGCCCGGCGACCTTCCTCAAACGGCCGCATCTGTGGCTCCGGATGATCGACCGGTTCGACATCCAGGTCTCGTCGGCGCCCGACTTCGCCTACGAGCTGTGCACCCGCCGGATCACCGCCGAACAGCTGGCCGGGATCGACCTGTCCCGCTGGGACATCGCCATCAACGGTTCGGAACCCGTCCGGGCCGACGTCGTCGAGGCGTTCGTCGAACAGTGCGGACCCGCCGGTTTCCGCCCGGCCACCATGACGCCGTCCTTCGGGATGGCCGAAGCGACGGTGTTCGTCACCGGGACCGGCGAGGCCGAAGCGACGCTGCTGACCCACCGGGTGGACGGCGCGGTCAAGCGGTTCGTCGGCTGCGGCCGTCCGGCCGCGATCGAGATCCGGATCGTCCAGCCACAGACCGTGATCGCGGTGCGTGACGGGGTGATCGGCGAGATCCTGCTCAGCGGGCAGTCCGTGTCGCCCGGCTACTGGCGATCACCCGAAGCCACCGCCGCGACGTTCGGCGTGCGGCTGCCCGGCGAGAACGGCCGGACGTTCCTGCGCACCGGCGACCTCGGCTTCCTGCGCGACGGTGAACTTTTCGTCACCGGGCGGATCAAGGACCTGATGGTCATCCGGGGCCGCAACATCTACCCGCACGACGTCGAGCACGCGCTGGCGAGCGGGCGCGAAGAGTTCGAGGGATTGCGGGGCGCCGCGTTCACCGTCACCCAGGACACGGGGATGGTCCACCGGGCCGAGCAGCTCGTCGTCGTGCACGAAGTCCGTGGCAGGCACACCGATGCCAGGCTGCGGGAGATCACCGGCGGGCTGCGGACGCAGCTGGCCGATGAGTTCGGCTTGCGTGCGGAGGCGATCGTGCTGGTCCGGCCGGGTGCGGTCCGCCGGACGACCAGCGGGAAGGCCCAGCGCTCGGCGATGCGCGCGCTGTTCCTCGCGGGTGAACTGCGGCCGGTGCACGTGGACGCGGACCGCAAGTGGCTTACCTCGGTGCGCGGCGGGACTTCCCCGGTCGCGCATCCCGATCAGCTTCCAGGGGGAAATCGATGA
- a CDS encoding winged helix-turn-helix transcriptional regulator, whose translation MTTVESRTEVVQAISGKWTLTVMAKLERREIGFAELLTETELDPRQLSRVLEKLRQSGLVERFIQPRNSIPRPRYRLSRVGSEVLVRTGELAAVWAEFHERKSSFSLRATSGISPQRSR comes from the coding sequence ATGACCACAGTGGAAAGCCGTACCGAGGTCGTACAGGCGATCTCCGGTAAATGGACGTTGACCGTGATGGCGAAGCTCGAGCGGCGGGAAATCGGGTTCGCCGAGCTGCTCACGGAAACCGAATTGGATCCGAGACAATTGAGCAGAGTGCTGGAGAAGCTGCGCCAGTCCGGACTGGTGGAACGTTTCATCCAGCCTCGCAATTCCATCCCGCGCCCGCGCTATCGGCTGAGCCGGGTCGGCTCGGAGGTGCTTGTGCGCACCGGCGAGCTCGCGGCGGTGTGGGCCGAATTCCATGAGCGGAAGAGTTCGTTCTCCCTGCGTGCGACGAGCGGGATCTCGCCGCAAAGGTCGAGGTAA